The sequence GGGGTGGAGTATTTCAAAAAGCACTTCCTTAGCAAAAATTGGGAAAATACAGGATGGGCAAAGCAACTCACCTTACGCTATAGATCAGCCAGCACAGGGGCTAAACTCTGGTCTACATTAAGCTTGGCCATAAAAAGCAAACCTTCTCATTCTCATTTAACTATTAGAATGCAATAAAGCCAAGCGCTTTTTGCCTGGCTTTATTAACACTGCATAATAACGAGCACAGCACCGGAGCAAGCCCCATTACGACTTACAGCTCCCTTGGTTTAATCCTTACCCCGCATATTGCGCCCCAGCGGGTTAGGCTGATTACGTTTTTTGGCCAGCTCAATCTGCTTTTGCCGCTCGCGCGCACTATTTCTGGTTTTTTCGCTCAGGGAATTCCAGCAGTGCGGGCAACTGATTCCGACAACAAAATGAGAAGACTGACGATCACTCACAGATACGGGCTGACGGCAGGCGTGACAAAGGTCAAAATCACCCTCGCTTAAATCGTGGCGTACGGTTACGCGATTATCAAACACAAAGCAATCGCCCTCCCATTTGCTCTCTTCCTGCTTAACCGTTTCCAGGTATTTAAGAATGCCACCTTTCAGATGGAAAACTTCTTCAAAGCCCTCCCCTAACATATAGCTGGAGGCTTTTTCGCAACGAATCCCGCCGGTGCAAAACATGGCGACTTTCTTGTGTTTAGCAGGGTCGAAATGCTGCTTAATATAATCTGGAAATTCGCGAAAGCTGGCTGTTTTAGGGTCAATTGCACCCTCAAACGTACCAATCGCCACTTCATAATCGTTGCGTGTATCGATCAGCAATACTTCAGGATTGCTAATCAGCGCGTTCCAATCCTCTGGCTCTACATAGGTACCAACAGCCTGATTAGGGTCTACGCCCGGCACACCTAAGGTGACGATTTCTTTCTTTAATTTAACCTTGCTGCGGTAAAACGGCTGCTCATCACAATAGGATTCTTTGTGATCCAGATCGATAAAACGAGCGTCACTTTTTAGCCATGCCAATAAGCCATCAATCCCGGCACGAGTCCCCGCCACCGTACCATTAATGCCCTCAAAAGCCAGCAGCAAAGTACCTTTTACTTCGTTATCCAGCATGGATTGCAAAAGCAGCTCTTTAAGCGCTTTAAAATCGGCCAGTGTTACAAATTTATACAGAGCTGCCACCACAATGGCTTCTGATTGATTCTGTGTCATTTTTTATATCTCCAGGCGGTCATCCACGCAAAGGATGAACCAGGCAAAAGCCGGTAAAAACCAGCCATGGCGCAGTTTACCTGAAGCAAAAACGGATAACATCCCGCCGGGCCGATCTCCTCATTACGAATAAGACACGGCAACCCACACATTATTCAAGCTCACTTTAAATTAGGGGCCAGGTACGTATGCCTATTGAGGGGTAATGCCACCCAATCCCATATACGGGCATTCGTTATTATAAATGCCACATAAATACCACAGCCATTGCATTGCTGTTTCTTGCACTTCAGCAAGACTTTCAAAATCATCGCAAGCTAGCCATTCATATCGCACACAGTGCACATATTGCGCTCAATATATGCGTTTTGCTGCAGATTGCCGGGCTGAATATAGGCTAACTCAAAATGAGCTGGTTTTATGGGGGGATTAGCATCTCACTCGGGATAAAGTAATTACGCTACAAGATGCTCCATTATTAGTAGCTGCAATTTAGCCCCAACCAGACTGAACGACCCAGCCGATAACTGGCAGAGCTGCTGTTACTAGCAATCTCTGGTGTGCGGTTAAACACGTTGCTCACCCGAACATCCACACTCATCAAATGCTGTTGCCACTTTGGCAATAGATAACGGGCATTGAGGTTCACGGTAGTAAAGGAGCCGATAGTAATCTGCTCATAACGATCATAAGAGCTGCCATCAACCTTCACATCATTACCGCTATCACCAAGAAAATCATACCCACCGCGGTAGTTCAGTGAGGCATTGGTCTGCAATTGCGTACTCCAGCGGGCAGTCCAGCCTGCCGCGGCACGAATGGGAGCAGCAAAGTTACTACGCTCATTTAGAGCATACAACTCATCCATACCGATCACCCGGCCCTGGTAATAAACTTGCTCTTGTGGGTCGGTATAATCAAAGTAACTGCTCGTATCGCCAAAGGTCTTGGTCTTGGACCAGGTGATATTGGCGTTAAAGCTATGGCGCTCAACCTGCCCTTGCCACTCCAACGCCAACCCCTTGTAGTCACTCTTGCCATCATTGGTCAGAGTATAGAGAGTCGTAGTAGTGGATTTACTGCCATCCCCCGGTTCAAACGAGACTTTGTCTCGTTGGCTATTGGCAAAGCCATCCCGGTTCTGGCGATAAACCCCCTTAACCCGGAAATGGCCGTCCAGCGGAGCCGGGAAGGTCAGTGCTGCTGTGAGTTCATCACTATAGGGCGTTTTCAGATCGCCTTGGCCATAGTCAGTACTTCGACTTGTACTACCCAACGCCCAACTTCCTACCTCGCCATTAGTAGTATTTACAGAGCGCCGATAGAAATAACTGTCGGGATACTGGGAACGAATCGCATAACCAACCATGTTAGCTGCGTAATAACGATTAGCCCCCAGTGTCAAATAGGTATCATCAAACAATGACCAGTTGGCACTTACGCGTGGGGAAAGATTGAGATTGCCCAAGAAATCATCATGATTCAAACGGGCACCTGCTCGCAACTCCACCGCACCAATCCTGCGAAAATACTCCGCCCACACGGCCTGACTAAATAATGCTACCTCCGCATCATAAGCGGCGTAGTCACTGTATTGAGTCAGCACCACATCACCACGGCAAGCCGGATCACCTGCGGCACAGTTAGCAGTGACGCCGCTGTTCATCACCTTACCACCACTGTAGTAACGGTTGTCTTGAGGCCGTTGCTTACGCGCTACGGTATAACGCAGTTCCGACCCAAGACTCAAATCACCCCCAGCCAGCGGCTGATTAAAGGTAAAGTGATAGGCTATGTCTTGCTGGGTCTGATCCAGTGAACCAAAGCCTCCCTCGGTACAGTTGGTACTGTCACACCAGTTCACCGAAGCCGCTTTCGAGGGCCACTGGAAGCGATCGCCATCCCACTCCCGGCTTGCATCTGACAACTGGTAAGAGAGCTTGTGTTGCCAATTGCCAGCTCCCCGCACACCATTAGCCGCCACATAAGCAGACAAGCCATCACTGCGGTTAAGGTTTAGGCTGTTGATACTGTTATCTGGTTGGTGCTCGCTGCGATAAGGACTATAAACCAGTTGGCCTTCCAGACTTAGAGCATCGCTGTACTCATATAGAGCTTTTAATAAATAATTACTGCTACGATCCCCTGTTTTAAATTGATTGCCACCGTAGTTTTCGCTCATGTTATAAGACACAGCAGATTCTGAGCGGCTGATAGATGCCAGAACAAATAAACGCTCACTCAGCGGCATATCGACAGAGAACGAACTCTGGTATTTAGTAAAGTCAGGTTTTTCTTTAGTTACTTCACCATTACCAGATTTGCGGTAACTAACCATACTATCGTTTTGAAAGCCTCCACTAACCGAAACGCCGAACTTGCGTGCCGGCTGACGTAACTTGATATCGACAACCCCTCCGATAAAGTCGCCATAGCGGGCCGAAATGTTGGAGTCGAGTACGTCTACGCTGCCGATTAAGGATGTATCTACATAAAGTGTCTGGGAAGTTTGACCATATACTTCATTAAAATCATTTTTCGATTTGGATGAAACATCCATGATCGAGGTAGCACTGACACCATCAATCAAAATGCTATTGTCATAGTAATTGCCGCCAGAGATTGAAAAATCAGATGGCCGCAGTGACTGCGCAGCTTCAGCTGTACCCGCCTGGCGTTCAGTATCCATTTGCACAAACGGCAAGTTTTGTAATAAGCCGGTAAAATCCGTCCCCCCTTCATAGCCAGCGGCAATAGTTTCGCGATTGATCACACTTAAGCCGGTATCAAGAGGATCGAAACTGTCATAAGCCGTAGCAGCAGGTTGTGGGCTACTTGAGCTCGCAGTCTCTGTAGTGCTGCTCACTTCCATGGCCCCTAAATCGATGGCCTCCTTCGCGTGGGCACTCAATAAACTGCAGCTTAGACAACCAACAATGATGGGGTGCTTCATAACGCTCCTACTTATCGAACAAATGCAGCTTGTTTATTTAAAAGCAACTCAGAAAGCCAAGCCCTCAACCACAAAATGACCATTAAGTTATTAATTGATGAAGCTTTAGCTAGGCTCATTAATTTATAGATAGTATTCTTAATGATAGTTATTATCAATATCATTCGCATTAATAATGATACATTCGAGATGATGGAATCAAATGACCTCTCTTCTATTGCGCTGCTTACCTTTTATTGTAATTTCTTCGTTTAGTGCCCCCCCTTTGGTCACACATGCTTATGCCGACGAACCCGGATTAACCTGGGCTCCCGAGCTTATCCAAGGGCAATTAGCTAATGGCCTGCGTTATGTGGCGTATCCCAGTTCGCAAAAAAGCGACCCATTTAACCTGCGCCTCATCGTACAAGCCGGAGCAATCGATGAAACAGGCCCCAGTGGCGTCGCTCATGCTGTAGAGCACATGGTATTTCGTGAAACTCATGCTCACCCTCAGACCGTACACCGTTATCTGGCCCAGCTAGGCTGGAAAACCGGCCTGCAGGTAAATGCCGTCACCGGACTGGCACACACTCAATATATGATCCGCACACGCCCGGACGATGCACTAAATCTGGACGGAGCCATGGCTCTACTTAGCCAGCTCGCCTTGCACCCCACCTTTACCGAGCAGAGCTGGCAGCAAGAACGACAAATCATCACCGAAGAGATGCGCCAGGGTGAAAACGTCGCCTCCCGTATCAATAGCCAAAAAAAAGCAATCACCCGCAACGGCTCACGCTATGTCGAGCGCACCAGCATTGGCACTGGTGCAGACCTGGCGCGGATCAGTACTGCAGATCTGCAGCAGTTTTATCAACGTCACTATCGCCCGGCCAACATGCTATTAGTAGTCGCAGGGCATCTTGACAAAGCCACGCTGAAACAGACGATCGAACGTCACTTTGGCCAGCCAGACAACTCCCAAGCAACACCACGCCCCTATCTCGACCTACCGCTCAACAAGCAGTTGTATATTGGTAAGATTCAAGATCCCAAAGGCACCAGCAGCCGTGTTGCAATGGGAATGCGCACAGCCCAGGCCAGCCGTGACACCCTGACCGGCAAGCAGCAATCTCTTGAGAACTACTTTCTGCGTCGTCTGCTACGTGACCATGTCCGCCGTCGGGCTCAGGCCCTGCCTGCAGGGATCAGCAACTGGAGCATGGTAATGGATGAACCAACCCCTGCCAGGCTGACGCTGGCAATGGCGGCCAATACCCATGACTATCACCAAGGATTGATGTTTGTGCTGCAAGAGCAAGCCTATTTGCGCCAGCACGGCCTCGATCAAACCTTACTCGATGAACTCAAGCAGGGAGCCTATAAGCAGATTGCCAGCTATCCCCAACAACTTGCCAAGCGTCAGTTTGCTCAGTGGGAAGACAAGATCACCGAAGCCCTGCTCCATTCAGGCCCCATTCAATCCACTGAACGCTATCAGCAGCACACCCGCCAATGGCTGGATGCGCTAACCATTGAGCAGCTCAACGAGCGACTACGCACCCTGCTCGATGCCGAAGACCGCTTCGCCTATTTTCAAATCCCCGGAGGTAAATCGTTCACCTTACCTAGTGCTGCGGCAATCCACACATGGCAAACGCAAGCTAACTCCAGTGAGTTAGCAACCCTGCCCACCCGTCCGCTCGCCAGCAACAAACTCGTGGTCAGCACGGCACCAGCCATCAAGGCTCCAACCCTTCCCGCCCTGAAATTTCCAGCTGCAAGCACTGACCTCGGCCTGCCCCAGCGCGATCCTCAGCAACCAGTAGTGCGCTGGCAACTGGCCAATGGGGATGAAATCGTCTGGCTAAACCGCCGTACCCAAGGAGGTCAAATACTGGTGCGTGCCCAGGCACAAGGAGGTTATCAGAACAGTCGCTACGCCAGCCTCGATAGCCAGACAGCGGTGCAGATTTGGCAGCAAAGTGGCTTTGACTTCTGGTCACAGCAGCAAAATCAGGCCTATTTCAACGACAAGCAACAACCACACTGGTCATGGGAACTCAAAGGTGATCACCTTGATCTGGCAGCCATAGTGCGCCCCGGCCAACTACCGGCGCTGCTAACCGAGTATGGCCACTATCTGCAAGCCGGCCGTATTGCCGACTATGTGCTGGCCGAGGTGCGCCCCCAGGTAGAACAGGCGCGCCGACATAAACTTTCAGCTCAAGCCAATGCCTGGCAAACCATGCAGCAATCAGGGCTCGCCTCCCATCCCGTGGCACCGCGTCTTGCCAGCCTCACCCAACCGGCACAGCTGGGCACCATTGCCAACGCACACCTGCAGGCCCCGACCCGCTTCTATCTAGTGGGAGAGCTGGCAGAAGATGAGGTCACTAATCTGATACAAACCTATCTAACCCCCATCAAACGTCAGCCGGCACTTGACCCGCTGCCCCACCCGATATACGCCGGGCAACAACAGACAAACATCATCGATTCAACAGCCAGCGGTGCACGGATTCGGGTCGAAACCCGGCAACAGATGAACTGGACTCCCGAGCAGGCGTTCGTGCTATCCAGCCTCAATCCAGTCGCCCAAGAGGCGCTTAAAGAAGAATTGAGACTCAAACGGGCTGGAGTCTATAGCGTTCGCTTTGAAATGAAACTCGATCGTGCCAGCCAACAGCTGATCAGTGAACTGAGCTTCAGTTGTGCCCCGGAGAGGGCCGAAGAGCTGCAACAAGCAGCCTTGCACATCCTGAGCAAGTTGGATGAACGTCTTGATGAGCAACGCCTGGTGCGGCTAAGCAAAGATATCGAGTTTGCCGAGCAATACCGCTTGCAAGACGACAACACCTGGCTGCACCGGATGATTTTAAGCCACCAGGCTTATGGTGATATGCGTTACCTCTCCGCCATGCCCTCCCTGGCGCGGCAGATCCGGCTGACAGAGCTGAAATCCATCGCAAAAAACCTGTTTGCCAAGCCCAATGCCATCACCCTTATTAGCCGGCCTGCGCCACACATAACCCAGGAGTAATTTGAC comes from Iodobacter ciconiae and encodes:
- the trhO gene encoding oxygen-dependent tRNA uridine(34) hydroxylase TrhO — translated: MTQNQSEAIVVAALYKFVTLADFKALKELLLQSMLDNEVKGTLLLAFEGINGTVAGTRAGIDGLLAWLKSDARFIDLDHKESYCDEQPFYRSKVKLKKEIVTLGVPGVDPNQAVGTYVEPEDWNALISNPEVLLIDTRNDYEVAIGTFEGAIDPKTASFREFPDYIKQHFDPAKHKKVAMFCTGGIRCEKASSYMLGEGFEEVFHLKGGILKYLETVKQEESKWEGDCFVFDNRVTVRHDLSEGDFDLCHACRQPVSVSDRQSSHFVVGISCPHCWNSLSEKTRNSARERQKQIELAKKRNQPNPLGRNMRGKD
- a CDS encoding M16 family metallopeptidase, which translates into the protein MTSLLLRCLPFIVISSFSAPPLVTHAYADEPGLTWAPELIQGQLANGLRYVAYPSSQKSDPFNLRLIVQAGAIDETGPSGVAHAVEHMVFRETHAHPQTVHRYLAQLGWKTGLQVNAVTGLAHTQYMIRTRPDDALNLDGAMALLSQLALHPTFTEQSWQQERQIITEEMRQGENVASRINSQKKAITRNGSRYVERTSIGTGADLARISTADLQQFYQRHYRPANMLLVVAGHLDKATLKQTIERHFGQPDNSQATPRPYLDLPLNKQLYIGKIQDPKGTSSRVAMGMRTAQASRDTLTGKQQSLENYFLRRLLRDHVRRRAQALPAGISNWSMVMDEPTPARLTLAMAANTHDYHQGLMFVLQEQAYLRQHGLDQTLLDELKQGAYKQIASYPQQLAKRQFAQWEDKITEALLHSGPIQSTERYQQHTRQWLDALTIEQLNERLRTLLDAEDRFAYFQIPGGKSFTLPSAAAIHTWQTQANSSELATLPTRPLASNKLVVSTAPAIKAPTLPALKFPAASTDLGLPQRDPQQPVVRWQLANGDEIVWLNRRTQGGQILVRAQAQGGYQNSRYASLDSQTAVQIWQQSGFDFWSQQQNQAYFNDKQQPHWSWELKGDHLDLAAIVRPGQLPALLTEYGHYLQAGRIADYVLAEVRPQVEQARRHKLSAQANAWQTMQQSGLASHPVAPRLASLTQPAQLGTIANAHLQAPTRFYLVGELAEDEVTNLIQTYLTPIKRQPALDPLPHPIYAGQQQTNIIDSTASGARIRVETRQQMNWTPEQAFVLSSLNPVAQEALKEELRLKRAGVYSVRFEMKLDRASQQLISELSFSCAPERAEELQQAALHILSKLDERLDEQRLVRLSKDIEFAEQYRLQDDNTWLHRMILSHQAYGDMRYLSAMPSLARQIRLTELKSIAKNLFAKPNAITLISRPAPHITQE
- a CDS encoding TonB-dependent receptor plug domain-containing protein, whose protein sequence is MKHPIIVGCLSCSLLSAHAKEAIDLGAMEVSSTTETASSSSPQPAATAYDSFDPLDTGLSVINRETIAAGYEGGTDFTGLLQNLPFVQMDTERQAGTAEAAQSLRPSDFSISGGNYYDNSILIDGVSATSIMDVSSKSKNDFNEVYGQTSQTLYVDTSLIGSVDVLDSNISARYGDFIGGVVDIKLRQPARKFGVSVSGGFQNDSMVSYRKSGNGEVTKEKPDFTKYQSSFSVDMPLSERLFVLASISRSESAVSYNMSENYGGNQFKTGDRSSNYLLKALYEYSDALSLEGQLVYSPYRSEHQPDNSINSLNLNRSDGLSAYVAANGVRGAGNWQHKLSYQLSDASREWDGDRFQWPSKAASVNWCDSTNCTEGGFGSLDQTQQDIAYHFTFNQPLAGGDLSLGSELRYTVARKQRPQDNRYYSGGKVMNSGVTANCAAGDPACRGDVVLTQYSDYAAYDAEVALFSQAVWAEYFRRIGAVELRAGARLNHDDFLGNLNLSPRVSANWSLFDDTYLTLGANRYYAANMVGYAIRSQYPDSYFYRRSVNTTNGEVGSWALGSTSRSTDYGQGDLKTPYSDELTAALTFPAPLDGHFRVKGVYRQNRDGFANSQRDKVSFEPGDGSKSTTTTLYTLTNDGKSDYKGLALEWQGQVERHSFNANITWSKTKTFGDTSSYFDYTDPQEQVYYQGRVIGMDELYALNERSNFAAPIRAAAGWTARWSTQLQTNASLNYRGGYDFLGDSGNDVKVDGSSYDRYEQITIGSFTTVNLNARYLLPKWQQHLMSVDVRVSNVFNRTPEIASNSSSASYRLGRSVWLGLNCSY